In Coffea eugenioides isolate CCC68of chromosome 4, Ceug_1.0, whole genome shotgun sequence, the genomic stretch GTTTGAAACTAATAAGACTATTTGTTTTGGAGCAGCCAAAAAGGAGCAGGAAGAGGAAACTCATGAGGAATCAGTTCTTGACTCGGTGATCAAATTTGTAGCTGATTCAGTTAAGCAATTTCTAGTGGCTACAGCATGGATAAAGGGCCTTTTCTTGCATGTTTCTTGGGTATACTAAATTTTATACTCATGCTAGCTGACCTTTCTACTATTCAAGAAAAATAGTCTGACTTCAgggaaaagaaatgaaagttaGTTTTAATGtaatttgtgtgtgtgtgtttttctttaatttttcatgTGGATTTTAATGGCATTTTTAACTGTGGTTTCAGCTCATTTTTAGCTGTGATCGTTTGGTTACTGCAAAACAGCCAGATATATCCTCTATCTTAGCAATGGTTAGTAAATACTACTTATAGTAGattatttcttgaattttatttaaGTGATATTAGTCTTAAAATTAGTAAGGATTTGACTAATTGATGGTCAGCATATTTTTCTCTGTTGggtaaattttttaatttttattttcagtTACTTCTGTTATTTCAATCAACATGGATGGCTACATGGTGGCAGCGGATGTGGAAACTTCAGACAAGAAGGATTAAGAAAAAGAGCTACTTTGCTAACTGGGAAAAAAGAGACCCCGTTGAAGTAGATGCCAGGCAAATAACCAAGTTCCTTTGGTGGATGCTCTTTTTTCATAATCTGTTTGGACATAACAATTTCTATGACTTA encodes the following:
- the LOC113768763 gene encoding uncharacterized protein LOC113768763; translation: MLTCLLQALPLGPPRPNHLAGSRKRTELAHCLTSTSFHLRPSPLPLFLPADDRTWSLMCSPSPSNSPSDLGNAKKEQEEETHEESVLDSVIKFVADSVKQFLVATAWIKGLFLHVSWLIFSCDRLVTAKQPDISSILAMLLLLFQSTWMATWWQRMWKLQTRRIKKKSYFANWEKRDPVEVDARQITKFLWWMLFFHNLFGHNNFYDLQLMIYVGLCDCLLEQIFFAWKGLFS